The proteins below come from a single Aegilops tauschii subsp. strangulata cultivar AL8/78 chromosome 6, Aet v6.0, whole genome shotgun sequence genomic window:
- the LOC109764582 gene encoding S-adenosylmethionine synthase 2 — translation MAAETFLFTSESVNEGHPDKLCDQVSDAVLDACLAQDPDSKVACETCTKTNMVMVFGEITTKATVDYEKIVRDTCRNIGFISDDVGLDADHCKVLVNIEQQSPDIAQGVHGHFTKRPEEIGAGDQGIMFGYATDETPELMPLTHMLATKLGARLTEVRKNGTCAWLRPDGKTQVTIEYLNEDGAMVPVRVHTVLISTQHDETVTNDEIAADLKEHVIKPVIPAKYLDENTIFHLNPSGRFVIGGPHGDAGLTGRKIIIDTYGGWGAHGGGAFSGKDPTKVDRSGAYIARQAAKSIIASGLARRCIVQISYAIGVPEPLSVFVDSYGTGKIPDREILKLVKENFDFRPGMISINLDLKKGGNRFIKTAAYGHFGRDDADFTWEVVKPLKFDKASA, via the coding sequence ATGGCGGCTGAGACGTTCCTCTTCACGTCCGAGTCCGTGAACGAGGGCCATCCCGACAAGCTGTGCGACCAGGTCTCTGACGCCGTCTTGGACGCCTGCCTGGCCCAGGATCCCGACAGCAAGGTTGCCTGCGAGACCTGCACCAAGACCAACATGGTCATGGTCTTTGGCGAGATCACCACCAAGGCCACCGTCGACTACGAGAAGATCGTCCGCGACACCTGCCGCAACATCGGCTTCATCTCTGACGACGTCGGTCTCGATGCTGACCATTGCAAGGTGCTTGTCAACATCGAGCAGCAATCCCCTGACATTGCCCAGGGTGTTCACGGACACTTCACCAAGCGCCCCGAAGAGATCGGTGCCGGTGACCAGGGCATCATGTTCGGCTACGCCACCGATGAGACTCCTGAGCTGATGCCCCTCACCCACATGCTCGCCACCAAGCTTGGAGCTCGCCTTACCGAGGTCCGCAAGAATGGCACCTGCGCCTGGCTCAGGCCTGACGGAAAGACCCAGGTCACCATTGAGTACCTAAACGAGGATGGTGCCATGGTACCTGTTCGTGTGCACACCGTCCTCATCTCCACCCAGCACGACGAGACCGTCACCAACGACGAGATTGCTGCGGACCTCAAGGAGCATGTCATCAAGCCGGTGATCCCCGCAAAGTACCTCGATGAGAACACCATCTTCCACCTGAACCCGTCTGGCCGCTTCGTCATCGGCGGCCCCCACGGTGACGCCGGTCTCACCGGCCGCAAGATCATCATCGACACCTATGGTGGCTGGGGAGCCCACGGCGGCGGTGCCTTCTCTGGCAAGGACCCAACCAAGGTCGACCGTAGTGGCGCCTACATTGCCAGGCAGGCCGCCAAGAGCATCATCGCCAGCGGCCTCGCACGCCGCTGCATTGTGCAGATCTCATACGCCATCGGTGTGCCTGAGCCTTTGTCTGTGTTCGTCGACTCCTACGGCACCGGCAAGATCCCCGACAGGGAGATCCTCAAGCTCGTGAAGGAGAACTTTGACTTCAGGCCCGGGATGATCAGCATCAACCTGGACTTGAAGAAAGGTGGAAACAGGTTCATCAAGACCGCTGCTTACGGTCACTTTGGCCGCGATGATGCCGACTTCACCTGGGAGGTGGTGAAGCCCCTCAAGTTCGACAAGGCATCTGCCTAA